One Littorina saxatilis isolate snail1 linkage group LG1, US_GU_Lsax_2.0, whole genome shotgun sequence genomic window carries:
- the LOC138970124 gene encoding cytosolic iron-sulfur assembly component 2B-like yields the protein MTSLENANPLVFQRSKERAILPEEEDDNVIDKIDSREVFDMIRGINDPEHPLTLEELNVLEESKVTVNDDDNSVHIFFTPTIPHCSMATLIGLAIRVKLLRVLPARFKVDVELTPGSHTSDVAINKQLADKERVAAALENAHLLNVVNQCLGGRAK from the exons ATGACTTCACTGGAAAACGCAAACCCACTGGTTTTTCAGCGTTCAAAGGAGCGAGCGATTTTGCCCGAAGAGGAGGACGACAATGTTATCGATAAAATCGATAGCAGAGAAGTATTTG ACATGATTCGAGGTATCAATGACCCAGAGCACCCTCTTACTTTGGAAGAGCTGAACGTGTTGGAAGAATCTAAAGTGACA GTCAATGATGATGACAACAGTGTGCACATCTTCTTCACGCCCACAATTCCCCATTGTTCTATGGCCACATTGATTGGCCTCGCCATACGTGTCAAGCTTCTGAGAGTTCTGCCAGCCAGATTTAAG gtTGATGTTGAATTAACTCCAGGCAGTCACACCTCAGATGTCGCAA TCAACAAACAACTGGCTGACAAAGAGAGAGTGGCGGCAGCACTGGAGAATGCCCATCTTCTGAACGTCGTCAATCAGTGTCTGGGTGGCAGGGCCAAGTAA